AAATGAACTGGAAAGATGATATAAAAATAAAATTAGAAAAAACAAAAAATGCATATAAGTCCATTACTGGACTTACAACAGAAGAAAAAAATAAATTTTTAGAAAATTTAGCACAAAATATAAAAAAAGAAAGTCCAAATATTTTAAAAAGTAATAAAAAAGATGTTGAAAAAGCACAGATGTCTGGATATTCAAATGCCTTCATTGATAGGTTATCTTTATCTGAAAATAATATAGAAAAAATTATAAGCAGCATAGAAAATGTTAGAAATTTACCAGACCCTGTTGGAAAAATTATATGGGAAAATAAGAGACCAAATGGACTTATTATAAAAAGAAAAAGAGTTCCAATTGGTGTTATTGGCATAATCTATGAATCAAGACCTGATGTTACAGTTGAAAGTAGTATTTTATGCATAAAAGCAGGAAACTGTGTAATTTTAAAAGGGGGGAAAGAAGCAAAAAATTCAAATAAAAAACTTGTTGAAATTATAAAAAAATCACTAAAAGAAGCATCATTACCAGAAGATTGTGTAAATTTAATTTATAAGGGAGGAAGAAAAAGTGTAAAGCATCTTTTAAAGTTCCATCAGTATATAGACCTTATTATTCCACGAGGAGGGGAAGAACTAATAAAAACAGTAGTTGAAAATAGTTCAATCCCTGTAATAAAACATTATAAAGGTATCTGTCATACTTATATTGATAAATATACAAATATTGATATGGCTTTAAAAGTTACATTTAATGCAAAAGTTCAAAGACCAGGAACATGTAATGCAACTGAAACATTACTTGTGCATAAAGATATTGCAAAAGAATTTTTACCAGAAATGGCAAAAATGTTTGAAGAAGCAGGAGTTGAAATGAGGGGCTGTGAAGAAACAAGAAAAATTTTACCATTTATCAAAAAAGCAAGTGAAGATGATTGGAAAATAGAATATTTAGATAAAATCATTTCAATTAAAGTTGTAAACTCAATTGAAGAAGCAATAGAGCATATTGGAAAATATGGAACATCTCATTCAGATGCAATAATAACTGAAAATAAGGAAATGGCTGAAAAATTTTTAAATATGGTTGACTCTGCTGCTGTTTACCATAATGCTTCAACAAGATTTACAGATGGAGGAGAATTTGGTTTAGGAGCAGAAATTGGAATAAGTACTGATAAAATACATGCTCGTGGTCCCATGGGACTTGAAGAACTTACAATTTACAAATATATTGTATATGGGAATGGACAGATTAGAGAATAAAACAATTGGTCTTTTAGGTGGAACATTTGACCCAATTCATATTGGACATTTAATAATTGCTGAAAAAGTCAGAGAAGAATTTAATTTAGAAAAGGTTATATTTATTCCAGCAGGAATTCCACCTCATAAAAAAAGCGCCTTCACTTCTTCTTTTCATAGATACAATATGGTAAAAATTGCAGTTTCTGATAATTCTTTTTTTGATGTTTCTGATATTGAAATTAAAAGAAATTTACCTTCTTATACATATCTAACTATAAAAAAGATGAAAGAAATATATAAAAATTACAAAATTTTTTTTATAATTGGGCAGGACTCGCTTTTAGACTTACCAAATTGGTATAAAGCAGATAAATTAATAAAAGAAACTACCTTTATTATTGTAAGAAGAAATACAGATTTTTATTATGAAAAAGATAAAAATTTCCCTGTGAATTTTGAATTAAGTAATAATCCAATTATTGGAATTTCTTCAACTTATATAAGAACTTGCATAAAAGAAAGAAAATCAATAAAATATTTATTACCTGAAAAAGTAAAAAATTATATTGAAAAGGAAAATATTTATGGATAAAGAAGAAATAATCAAAAAATGTAGAGATGTTTTTAACCGTGGAAAAGAGGAGTTAGAAAAATTAATTGATGAAAATGATTTTGAAAAATGGAGAACAAAGTTTTTTGGTAGAAAAGGAGAGATTAATAAACTTTTTTCTTTTCTTTCTACTATCAAAAATGAATTAAAACCCGAAATAGGCGAAGAAATAAACAAAATAAAAATAAATCTGATGTCTCTTTTTGAAGAAAAAAAAGAAATAATTCAAAAAGAAAGAAATAAAGAAAAATTTAATCTTTCTTTTCCTGGGAAAATTCCTGAATATGGAGGAATTCATCCATTAACTCAAATTATGAAAAAAATGACAAAAATTTTTGAAAACATGGGATTTGGTATTTTTACAGGACCAGAAATTGAGACGGACTTTTATAATTTTGAGGCATTAAATACACCTGAAGACCATCCAGCAAGAGATATATGGGATACTTTTTATCTTGACTATAAGAAAAAGATACTTTTAAGAACTCATACAAGTCCTGTTCAAATAAGAGTTATGGAAACTAATAAACCACCTTTTAGAATAATAGCACTTGGTAAATGTTTTAGGAGAGACCAATTCGATTCCTCTCACAGTCCTGCTTTTCATCAAATGGAAGGACTTATGGTAGATAAAAATATAAGTTTTACTCATCTTAAAGGTATCTTAAATTATTTTCTTAAAGAAATGTTTGGCGAAAACATAAAAGTCAAATTTACTCCTTCATATTTTCCATTTACAGAACCAAGTGCAGAAGTAAGTATCTCATGTGTAATTTGTGGAGGAAAAGGGTGTTCAACTTGCAAAAACAGTGGTTTTCTTGAAATACTGGGATGTGGAATGGTTCATCCTCAAGTTTTTAGAAATGTTGGATATAACCCAGAAGAAATAACTGGTTTTGCTTTTGGAATGGGAGTTGAAAGAATTGCAATGCTTAAATACAAAATTGATGATATAAGGTTATTTTACAACAATGATTTAAGATTTTTAAAACAATTTTAAAATGAGATACTCATTTAAACTTTTATCAGAATACATTGATGGAGAGATTAAATTTAAACAATTAATTGAATTTATTGATATTCTTGGTTTAAATCCATATATAATTGAAAAAAATAATGATATAATTTTTGAACTTGAAATACCTGCTAATAGAGGTGATTTGTTTTCTCTAATAGGAATTATAAAAGAAATTATCCCTTTTACTGAAAATAAACTACTCTTACCAGAAATAAAATTTTCAGAAGAAATTGACGATATAAAAAGAATTGAAATAGAAAATATAAATGATTGTTCGTATTATTCATCAAGAATAATAAAAAATTTAGAAAACATTTCATCTCCATCAGAATTTATTGAAAAAATTAAAAAATTGGGATTTAAAAGTTCTTTCCTCCCTGTTGATATTTCCAATTTTGTTATGGCTGAAACAGGACAGCCAATTCATATTTTTGATTTAGATACATTAGAGGGAAATATAATTATAAGAAGAGGAAAAGAAAATGAGAAAATTACCTGTCTTGATGGAAATGAGTATAAAATCAATCCTGACATACTTGTTATTTCTGATAGTAAAAAAGCAGTTGCAATTGCAGGAATTATGGGAGGAATAAATTCCTGTGTAACAGAAAAAACAAAAAATATTCTAATTGAAAGTGCTATTTTCAATCCAATTGTTATAAGAAGGGGAAGTAAAAAATTAGGACTTATTACAGAAGCATCAGCAAGATTTGAAAAAGGAATAAATGTGGAAATTACAAAATTCGGGATGGAAAGAACTGCATACCTCATAAAAAAAATGTGTGGGGGAAAAGTTGGAAAAGTGAACTATTCTGGGAAAAAAGAAAGTTCTGAAATTGAAATTAAATTAAGGAAGGAAAGAGTTGATAAAATTATTGGAGTAGAAGTTGAAGAGAAATTTATTGAAGAACATTTTAAAAAGGTAAATTTTGACTATACTAAACAGAATAATATCTTTACAGTAAAAATTCCACCGTATAGGAAAGACATAAAAGAAGAAATAGACCTAATTGAAGAAATCGCAAAATATAAGGGGTATTCTTCTATAAAAGAAGAAACCCCTTATACAAATATTACTCCAACCACTTCGGATGAAACATATCAAAAATATGAGACAATTAAAGATATTATTGTAAAATTTGGATTTAATGAAATAATAACATTAAGTATAATTTCAGATGATTTTAAAAATATATTCGGGGAAGAATATGTAAGAATAGAAAATCCTCTTTCTTCAAAT
This DNA window, taken from bacterium, encodes the following:
- a CDS encoding glutamate-5-semialdehyde dehydrogenase, giving the protein MNWKDDIKIKLEKTKNAYKSITGLTTEEKNKFLENLAQNIKKESPNILKSNKKDVEKAQMSGYSNAFIDRLSLSENNIEKIISSIENVRNLPDPVGKIIWENKRPNGLIIKRKRVPIGVIGIIYESRPDVTVESSILCIKAGNCVILKGGKEAKNSNKKLVEIIKKSLKEASLPEDCVNLIYKGGRKSVKHLLKFHQYIDLIIPRGGEELIKTVVENSSIPVIKHYKGICHTYIDKYTNIDMALKVTFNAKVQRPGTCNATETLLVHKDIAKEFLPEMAKMFEEAGVEMRGCEETRKILPFIKKASEDDWKIEYLDKIISIKVVNSIEEAIEHIGKYGTSHSDAIITENKEMAEKFLNMVDSAAVYHNASTRFTDGGEFGLGAEIGISTDKIHARGPMGLEELTIYKYIVYGNGQIRE
- the nadD gene encoding nicotinate-nucleotide adenylyltransferase encodes the protein MDRLENKTIGLLGGTFDPIHIGHLIIAEKVREEFNLEKVIFIPAGIPPHKKSAFTSSFHRYNMVKIAVSDNSFFDVSDIEIKRNLPSYTYLTIKKMKEIYKNYKIFFIIGQDSLLDLPNWYKADKLIKETTFIIVRRNTDFYYEKDKNFPVNFELSNNPIIGISSTYIRTCIKERKSIKYLLPEKVKNYIEKENIYG
- the pheS gene encoding phenylalanine--tRNA ligase subunit alpha; the protein is MDKEEIIKKCRDVFNRGKEELEKLIDENDFEKWRTKFFGRKGEINKLFSFLSTIKNELKPEIGEEINKIKINLMSLFEEKKEIIQKERNKEKFNLSFPGKIPEYGGIHPLTQIMKKMTKIFENMGFGIFTGPEIETDFYNFEALNTPEDHPARDIWDTFYLDYKKKILLRTHTSPVQIRVMETNKPPFRIIALGKCFRRDQFDSSHSPAFHQMEGLMVDKNISFTHLKGILNYFLKEMFGENIKVKFTPSYFPFTEPSAEVSISCVICGGKGCSTCKNSGFLEILGCGMVHPQVFRNVGYNPEEITGFAFGMGVERIAMLKYKIDDIRLFYNNDLRFLKQF
- the pheT gene encoding phenylalanine--tRNA ligase subunit beta gives rise to the protein MRYSFKLLSEYIDGEIKFKQLIEFIDILGLNPYIIEKNNDIIFELEIPANRGDLFSLIGIIKEIIPFTENKLLLPEIKFSEEIDDIKRIEIENINDCSYYSSRIIKNLENISSPSEFIEKIKKLGFKSSFLPVDISNFVMAETGQPIHIFDLDTLEGNIIIRRGKENEKITCLDGNEYKINPDILVISDSKKAVAIAGIMGGINSCVTEKTKNILIESAIFNPIVIRRGSKKLGLITEASARFEKGINVEITKFGMERTAYLIKKMCGGKVGKVNYSGKKESSEIEIKLRKERVDKIIGVEVEEKFIEEHFKKVNFDYTKQNNIFTVKIPPYRKDIKEEIDLIEEIAKYKGYSSIKEETPYTNITPTTSDETYQKYETIKDIIVKFGFNEIITLSIISDDFKNIFGEEYVRIENPLSSNFAFLRNYLFPQMLDTFKYNINHQIKHLKLFELGKVYFKENEKFKEETHISIGILNSGDYYDMKGVVEEFLRYSNIENLNYKLDKNFISEENGLQSIFYKEKKIGEIFIPKREILEKFEIEQEQIYGAEIYIEKIINEITFEKKFNYLPKFPFSKRDFSFILPFEIDWGKIEKVILLENIPIEKINVFDIYKGENVPAGKISISFSIYFRSDEKTLIAEEIDEFSKKIISIIEEKFAGELRGEKK